The following coding sequences lie in one Sorghum bicolor cultivar BTx623 chromosome 6, Sorghum_bicolor_NCBIv3, whole genome shotgun sequence genomic window:
- the LOC8076471 gene encoding uncharacterized protein LOC8076471, protein MARDVAFLKEFKVFNDKASAINSNGVCSKLTNMIKRSLWPGQRLAVGKCEYKNIIEARLGIHCLFNEAVLEVMWGLKYLIKFLVPAEEVELTDEDRFQMCKILKLVLNRYGFEVEPKTVNSDIIYAASVVYECDRSVDIRASYLDHGRAKLSEVSQIYSTNWDELKLATALKLICYPEEQVETGDSEEMLSESEAEQLLADAHLNEIKLHKPAYLKIYNDFVWICGVRRKALLQLDSMVKKPREEFKLHQASLDSFMVREAEKESKLHQGCMGMVNGAREEFQQREVSLDSSMDKAKEESKLQQGSPMQMD, encoded by the exons ATGGCACGAGAT GTTGCTTTTCTTAAAGAATTTAAAGTTTTCAATGACAAGGCCAGCGCCATTAATAGTAATGGTGTTTGTTCTAAGCTTACTAATATGATCAAGAGGTCACTCTGGCCTGGCCAGAGACTTGCTGTTGGCAAATGTgaatataaaaacatcattgaGGCTAGATTG GGAATTCACTGCCTTTTTAATGAAGCTGTGCTTGAAGTAATGTGGGGCTTGAAGTATCTCATCAAGTTTTTAGTGCCTGCTGAAGAAGTAGAACTGACAGATGAGGACCGCTTCCAGATGTGTAAAATACTGAAATTAGTCCTGAATCGTTATGGCTTTGAGGTTGAACCCAAAACG GTTAATTCAGACATCATTTATGCGGCATCTGTCGTGTATGAGTGTGATCGTTCTGTGGATATACGTGCTTCGTACTTGGATCATGGTAGGGCGAAGCTTTCAGAGGTATCACAAATTTATTCTACGAATTGGGATGAACTGAAACTTGCAACTGCTCTCAAGTTAATTTGTTATCctgaagagcaagttgaaactggtGATTCTGAAGAG ATGCTGTCAGAGAGTGAGGCAGAGCAATTGTTGGCTGATGCACATCTCAATGAAATTAAGCTCCATAAGCCGGCTTACTTGAAGATCTACAACGATTTTGTTTGGATCTGTGGAGTTAGGCGTAAAGCACTCTTGCAATTAGATTCCATGGTCAAGAAGCCAAGAGAAGAATTCAAGCTGCACCAGGCGTCCTTGGATTCCTTCATGGTCAGGGAGGCAGAAAAAGAATCGAAACTGCACCAGGGGTGCATGGGCATGGTCAATGGGGCAAGAGAAGAATTTCAGCAGCGTGAGGTGTCGTTGGATTCCTCCatggacaaggcaaaagaagaaTCGAAGCTACAGCAGGGGAGTCCGATGCAGATGGATTGA
- the LOC8085877 gene encoding probable polyol transporter 4, producing the protein MGAEVAAGGGGSLPGFLGRKNRYARVDDVLPQEPEDGGGVRVRAGAGSCRRYVFACSVFASLNHVLLGYDVGVMSGCIIFIQKDLHITEVQQEVLVGCLGFISLLGSLAAGRTSDAIGRRWTIGLAAAVFQGGAAIMALAPSFALLMAGRLLAGIGIGIGIMVAPVYISEISPETLRGSLASLPEIFISFGILIGYVSNLAFAGLPDNINWRVMLGAGILPSISIACVLLVIPESPRWLVMQGRAGDARAVLVKVSDSEEEAEERLAEIEEAARASTASGNGKEAWRELLRPSPVIRRMLVTGLGVQFFQQATGIDALVYYSPTIFRDSGITTESQLLGATVAVGVVKTAFIVIAIVLVDRVGRKPLLYVSTAGMTACLALLAASLSLLKSGALPGGVAVGLAILTVCGFVAFFSVGMGPINMVLSSEIYPLRLRAQAVAAGFALNRMASGAVAMSFLSICRAVTVAGAFAAFAAISALSVAFVHLCVPETSGKTLEEIESLFGGGGVHGHGGPGEVELGDAERLEHKRLVSHATS; encoded by the exons ATGGGGGCCGAggtggcggccggcggcggcggcagcttgCCGGGGTTCTTGGGGAGGAAGAACCGGTACGCGCGCGTGGACGACGTGCTCCCGCAGGAGCCGGAGGACGGCGGTGGCGTCCGTGTTCGCGCCGGCGCTGGAAGTTGCCGGAGATACGTATTTGCCTGCTCCGTCTTCGCGTCCCTCAACCACGTCCTGCTCGGCTACG ATGTGGGTGTGATGAGCGGCTGCATCATCTTCATCCAGAAGGACCTCCACATCACCGAGGTGCAGCAAGAAGTGCTCGTCGGATGCCTCGGCTTCATCTCCCTCCTCGGCAGCCTTGCGGCCGGCCGGACCTCGGACGCCATCGGCCGCAGATGGACCATCGGCCTCGCCGCGGCCGTGTTCCAGGGCGGCGCGGCGATCATGGCGCTGGCGCCGTCTTTTGCCCTGCTCATGGCGGGGCGGCTGCTGGCCGGCATCGGGATCGGGATCGGCATCATGGTTGCGCCCGTGTACATCTCGGAGATCTCCCCGGAGACGCTGCGGGGCTCCCTGGCGTCCTTACCGGAGATCTTCATCAGCTTCGGCATCCTCATCGGGTACGTCTCCAACCTCGCCTTCGCGGGCCTGCCGGACAACATCAACTGGCGCGTCATGCTCGGCGCCGGCATCCTCCCGTCCATCTCCATCGCGTGCGTGCTGCTGGTCATCCCGGAGTCGCCGCGGTGGCTGGTCATGCAGGGCCGGGCCGGCGACGCGCGCGCAGTGCTCGTCAAGGTCTCGGACAGCGAGGAAGAGGCGGAGGAGAGGCTCGCCGAGATCGAGGAGGCCGCGCGCGCCAGCACCGCCTCCGGCAACGGCAAGGAGGCGTGGCGGGAGCTCCTGAGGCCGTCGCCGGTGATCCGCCGGATGCTGGTCACCGGACTGGGCGTCCAGTTCTTCCAGCAGGCCACCGGCATCGACGCGCTGGTGTACTACAGCCCGACCATATTCCGCGACTCCGGCATCACGACGGAGAGCCAGCTCCTGGGCGCCACCGTCGCGGTGGGCGTGGTCAAGACGGCGTTCATCGTGATCGCCATCGTCCTTGTCGACCGCGTCGGCAGGAAGCCGCTGCTGTACGTCAGCACGGCCGGCATGACGGCGTGCCTCGCCTTGCTGGCCGCGTCGCTGTCACTGCTGAAGAGCGGCGCGCTGCCGGGCGGCGTCGCCGTCGGGCTCGCCATCCTCACGGTGTGCGGCTTCGTGGCGTTCTTCTCGGTGGGGATGGGGCCCATCAACATGGTGCTGAGCTCGGAGATCTACCCGCTGCGGCTGCGCGCACAGGCCGTGGCGGCCGGCTTCGCGCTCAACCGGATGGCCAGCGGCGCCGTGGCCATGTCGTTCCTCTCCATCTGCCGCGCCGTGACCGTCGCGGGCGCGTTCGCCGCGTTCGCGGCCATCTCGGCGCTGTCGGTGGCGTTCGTGCACCTGTGCGTGCCCGAGACGAGCGGCAAGACGCTGGAGGAGATTGAATCGCtgttcggcggcggcggtgtgcacgggcacggcggccccggcgaggtggagctcggcgACGCCGAGCGGCTTGAGCACAAGAGGCTAGTGTCGCACGCGACGAGCTGA
- the LOC8076473 gene encoding clathrin light chain 1, whose translation MASFFGDDGADELPRTTSHPFDSDDFGAAAADGDGAGGYGGYASFAEGGVEDVDEEITVESDGVPIRHVSGGYSPSPFSPELEPNGGDGPILPPPTEMREEGILLREWRRKNAIELEKKEQKEKELRAQIIAEAEEFKKAFFEKRIQNCASNMVNNREREKIFVASQEKFHANADKQYWKSISDLIPHEIATIEKRGKKDKDKKPSITVIQGPKPGKPTDLSRMRHILVKLKHAPPPHMLQPPPAPAAKEGAKDGAKEGAKDGAKEGAAAPANGAKQPAESQETPANGPSEAEKEQPAASE comes from the exons ATGGCCTCCTTCTTCGGCGACGACGGCGCCGACGAGCTCCCGCGCACCACCTCCCACCCCTTCGACTCCGACGACttcggcgccgccgcggccgacggcgacggcgccggCGGGTACGGCGGGTACGCCTCCTTCGCCGAGGGGGGCGTCGAGGATGTGGACGAGGAGATCACCGTCGAGTCCGACGGGGTCCCGATCCGCCACGTCTCCGGGGGTTACTCGCCCTCGCCGTTCTCCCCCGAGCTCGAGCCCAACGGCGGCGACGGCCCGATCCTGCCGCCGCCCACCGAGATGCGGGAGGAGGGCATCCTCCTCCGCGAGTGGCGGAG GAAAAATGCTATTGAACTTGAGAAAAAGGAACAGAAGGAGAAGGAGCTACGTGCCCAAATAATTGCAGAAGCTGAAGAATTCAAGAAAGCTTTTTTTGAGAAGAGGATACAGAATTGTGCGTCAAATATGGTCAACAACAGAGAAAGGGAGAAG ATTTTTGTAGCCAGCCAGGAGAAATTCCATGCCAACGCAGACAAGCAGTACTGGAAATCGATTTCAGATCTCATCCCACATGAAATAGCCACCATTGAGAAGCGGGGAAAGAAAGACAAGGACAAGAAGCCATCCATCACAGTTATTCAGGGCCCCAAGCCTGGCAAGCCCACCGACCTCTCCCGGATGCGCCATATCTTAGTGAAGCTGAAGCATGCTCCACCGCCACATATGTTGCAACCTCCACCAGCACCTGCTGCTAAAGAGGGCGCAAAGGATGGTGCCAAAGAAGGCGCAAAGGATGGCGCCAAAGAAGGCGCGGCAGCCCCAGCAAACGGCGCCAAGCAGCCAGCAGAGAGCCAAGAAACCCCCGCCAATGGCCCCTCTGAGGCCGAGAAAGAGCAGCCTGCAGCGTCAGAGTGA
- the LOC8076474 gene encoding putative serine/threonine-protein kinase, protein MNWCCLPSRRAKKEENPYSNSIGGIYSEKNIRLFSYAELRSATDNFNRTNKVGRGGFGTVYKGTIRNGREVAVKVLSAESRQGIREFLTEIDVITNVKHPNLVELIGCCVEGNNRILVYEYLKNSSLDRALLGSNSEPADFTWSIRSAICLGVARGLAYLHEEIASPIVHRDIKASNILLDRNYVPKIGDFGLAKLFPDNVTHISTRVAGTTGYLAPEYAWHGQLTKKADIYSFGILVLEIVSGTSSSRSILMDDKVLLEKTWELYEAKSLKELVDPTLVDYPEEEVIRYIKVALFCLQAAAARRPTMPQVVTMLSKPIRINDSELTAPGYLHESSRRSPGSRATVSSNYRFKNSASEDSNMFSTVVPPTVTEMSPR, encoded by the exons ATGAATTGGTGTTGTCTTCCTAGTAGAAGAGCCAAGAAAGAAGAGAATCCTTACTCCAACAGCATAGGCG GTATTTATTCTGAGAAGAACATAAGGCTCTTCTCCTATGCTGAGTTAAGATCTGCCACAGACAACTTCAACCGCACGAACAAAGTAGGCCGAGGTGGCTTCGGGACAGTTTATAAG GGAACCATTCGAAATGGGCGGGAGGTCGCGGTAAAAGTTCTTTCTGCTGAATCCAGGCAGGGCATCAGAGAATTCTTGACAGAAATTGATGTCATTACTAACGTGAAGCATCCCAAccttgttgaattaattggctgTTGCGTTGAAGGAAATAACAGGATTTTGGTATATGAATATCTTAAAAACAGCAGTCTTGACCGTGCACTTTTGG GTTCTAACAGTGAGCCTGCTGACTTCACCTGGAGCATAAGATCTGCTATATGCCTTGGAGTTGCTCGAGGCCTTGCTTACCTGCACGAAGAGATCGCATCACCGATTGTACACAGAGACATCAAGGCTAGCAATATACTACTTGACAGAAATTACGTCCCCAAGATCGGGGATTTTGGTCTGGCCAAGCTATTTCCTGATAATGTCACCCACATCAGCACCCGAGTGGCTGGAACAAC AGGCTACCTTGCACCTGAATATGCATGGCATGGTCAGCTAACCAAGAAAGCAGATATATACAGCTTTGGTATCCTTGTCCTGGAGATAGTGAGTGGCACAAGTAGTTCCAGGAGCATATTGATGGATGACAAGGTTCTCCTGGAGAAG ACATGGGAGCTATATGAAGCAAAGAGCCTTAAGGAACTGGTGGATCCAACCCTTGTAGATTACCCTGAGGAAGAAGTCATCAGGTACATCAAGGTGGCCCTCTTCTGCTTACAGGCGGCCGCCGCTCGCCGGCCGACGATGCCCCAGGTCGTGACCATGCTGTCCAAGCCCATCAGGATCAACGACAGCGAGCTGACGGCGCCAGGTTACCTCCACGAGAGCAGCAGGAGGAGCCCCGGGTCCAGGGCCACCGTTTCCAGCAACTACAGGTTCAAGAACTCGGCGTCCGAGGATTCCAACATGTTCAGCACGGTTGTGCCACCAACGGTGACTGAGATGAGCCCCAGGTGA